The Mercenaria mercenaria strain notata chromosome 6, MADL_Memer_1, whole genome shotgun sequence genome contains the following window.
aaaagtgatgctttatttagattagaaagtgaatcgtactatacaataaggaaacctaaggtaaaatactccttttatttcgttcgctgaagaaaacatggctgacatatttttgtaaaaaagcggtgcacgtgtgatttgtgtaacacagtttaacgacgatttcttagaaaactaacgctcagctcatttacactgacatatccctgattgatgaatatatatattatataaataggAGAGACTTGTGGTACCAAATACTTgcaccgaaaatttctatgcattttcttctagtacactgttgggacatgcttttgagtgttactgatactttataatttactcggagatacattttttcattatcattagtttctctttgatccccgtgcatttctcgtgttgttacgacattctcagttttacataggaactttgcattgtcaaaatagcatagtccttaagaGTAATAACTCCGCAAACAATATTTCGAGCGTACGTGCCAATGATATGCTCAACAAGGCTTTATACCAAGCATTTACTACTatcattgaaatctggactagaatttcgaaatgaagcgttgacaaaaatttctaacagggcttttttttctctataaatctacctccggtaaaaggaggtaaccCCAAAGCAAAGAAAGTATGTTCCCCATTCTGAATTTAACTAGTGTTTACCTTTTAGGAATTTTGCCGGTTTAAAATAGTTtggctaatttgtatgtatattttggtcattAAAACAACAGTCATACtattgaacaattactgaaaagcagtccattaatattttacacaaaatatctttacacagattttgtttatttgcaaattttctcaaataaaacaattttcaagagCATTTTCCTAACTCCACTGGAGTTGATGGCGtttccaaaataatgaaaaaggaccggtctacataatttctatctcttataatgaaatacaattaattcGTCAAATCATTCAACGTACAGTCCATAACTTACGAATAATATAGACCTGCAACTAACATTCCtaagacgtttcagtcaaatcacACAAACAGTATACTAGGAGAAGTAGtccgaacaatttttttttcagtaagatGAATAATGTACATAACTCCGGAAAAATATTTCGAGCAGTATGTACCAACGATATGTGcatcttatttcaataaatcccttaggcttcaatgaaatttggaggtgaattactgaaaaaatctcttcatagactttatgtatgataatcaaagggccattactcagtacaagatcatttaaatatgaacCTTGTAATACATGTTCAGCTAGAATTTGTACGGATCATTACTATGACATTGTTTTCAAATCCTGCTATTTATGAAGCAGTTCGGATTCattcaaaaactacttttaagGGACCCTAACTCACAAAAAAATCGAGGATACGCACAACAAGGCTTCATAATATCATTTCTGTGAGGTTCCGTTCAAATCCTAGCAGAGCATTTTGAGAAGCTAGATCAGACTATatgaagacggacagacggacgtacatATAACGAAGGCAGAAAAAATGTATCAATTGAAATGGGAAACATAGTTTAtggaacttttgtagaattactgtctttttcaaaagaaatcttATTCGAagtatatgtatattttggagagctcttgataaaacactttactcatgcttggttaaagtaactcttctaatgtcttatgagaacattcctatactaacattcatttaaattgtcccaaatttaattacttcctaaaaaagcatagaacataaccaagactcagtttcattcagtctgtttatataatatttgaatGACGTTCTGTCATGAAAAAGGTGAGCTACTGTAACagttaatgaaataaaagtatgtcttgagaagacccccaggatttacagcacattcacagttcattgtccacatcaacttaagccgacaatgtctatTAGGAACAACCGTATACTTTGATGTTTAGCTCTATAGTACGGCATATACGGTAATTATGAATTTCTATAAAAAgcaatttaacataattatatttataatagaGATCCAACACTATCTATCGGGTTGCTTTGTAACTTAAATAAATCTCTACGAAAATACACGACTTGTAAATAATGTCACAAAATGTTGCTCATTTGCGAATGACCACCTTTAACGTCGTTTTccaacattatttcagttctgTAAAGTCGGTTAAGCTTATCTTCAGTAACTGCTAACTCTCCCACatgaacgaatgatttcaggcaaaGTGCCTTCTGTAAAATCGTTACGGAGATAAACGCCGCGATAGGGGATCGAACTCAAGAGAGCTCTCGATTTAAGCCTTATGAtatacctactgagctaaccggttTGAATTTCCTAGAATAAAATGTTTAGCACTACCTTGCGTTCCACAGGTTGGTACAGAGCAGCATTCCCCAGGTATCTTCTGAAGTGTGCAGCCAATAGGCAGGTTGGTGTATGTAGGGCATCTGACACATGAAAATGCAATAGTTAAGGATTAATTATTCAGGTGTGCATATTCACTAGTCTGTTCTGATGAAATATATCCGAAAAGTAATAGATCTCATACATTTATTGCATAGTCCTTATTATCATtctgcactttttttttttatagatatgCATGTGCGCACCATACAGATGTGTTGTTTTGTTAGTGTGTATTGTGGTGATTAATTAAATACCTcattataaatagtaacaaatttactttaaatttacaaataccaTTTAACTTGCCCAAGTGATATTGGCACACGCGCAATTAACATATCATTGACATACTTAACGACTGGCTGTGCCTTTTGGCCAGAATTGCGCACATAGTTCCACAATGGCTCCCGAGATAAAGCGCTTGGGCCATTACTGTTCTAGATGTGCCATTTTATAAAAAAGGCATACTGCAGATGTATGTCAATAAAGATATGCTTACAGTTCTTGACATTTATATGATGCTGTTCCGGCATCCACACATGTACAGTTCATTCCGCAGCCATCTTGCCAAACATCGTCCTGCTGGTAAAGTTTGCTTTTGTATAAACAGAAACTAGCTGAAAGTATGAAAGGAAATAAGTCTTAAAATACACAATTGCGTTTCGATATTATCAGTCTTGAGTTACAATTTGAAATTAATTGCACTCTTTGTCCATTTTTAAGAAACAGTTTATAATTCTAAGATGatgaagtatttataaaaaaaagcgaTATAATAcgaatgtatatattatacaaaaggttttcatgtgtgttttttttttcagttctttgTAATATCGAATTTTATCTTACGCTCATTGGCGAGATACTTAAACTTATCATTAAAAGTGAGGTAATGAGAGAACACTTAGCAAGGGAGATATTTTTTTAGAAGTATGAAGTCCCAGCACAGTGAGTTATATAGTTAATTATCTCAAGACAtcagtatatttacataaaattcaatTGTTGTATATGTTCGGAGTAGATTATAGTTTGTTTGTAAAAACATGAGCTCTTTAAAAACAGTAAGTAATATACTTTATTGGACGTGaaagaataaaaatatctttattctatATTCACCTCTACATCCTGCGAAACAGTGTTACTTAGGAAAATAATGTCCCTACCACTCATAACTGAATGCATTCTCTATGTCGCCTTTTAAACGGTAAGGACGTCttaatattttgtaacttttaattGTGCTAATAAGAGCACGTATTTACAAGTAACAGTGTCACATGAACAGTGCACGAtaagtacaaaaaatattttctgtgcaAAATTGGTCAGGAAAACgggttttttatttcaataaatttgttatcTAAGCATCTCTGCTGGTTAATTTATTCAGATATCATGGAAAATggacatattttgataatatattcACAACTTGTCTCACCTGTCACGTGGTGTTAATGTAATAATTGTTGCTTTATTATCATTTAACTGTTTATTATTGTACAACGCCGCtgaatatgtttttatatgtagAAGTGGGCGTTTAAGtaaataaacaagtttcaagtttcaaaggtCCGtttcatttaaagaataaaacaaacattttactaGCCCAATCAGCATTTCTTAAAGTTAAGTACACTGTTTTAAACAGATAaatcaaatgagccgcaccatgagaaaaccaacatagtgcatttgcgaccagcatagatcctcatcagcctgcgcatccgcgcagtctggtcaggatccatgctgttcgctaacggtttctctaattgcaataggctttgaaagcgaacatcatggatcctgaccagactgcgcggatgcgccggctggtctggatccatgctggtcgcaaatgcactatgtcagttttctcatggtgcggctcaaatattttaaaagttatcacATTGTAGTTCTCAACGTTGCTGTTAGATGCTCATCATGGTGTGcaatacatatgaaaatattacgGGAGTATATCAATAATGAAACGTAGCTGTATTTCATTGTTACATCTGACGTTGTCGGTCGAGTTTTAAAACCCTAAGAAAGTTAAATCATAACAAAAGCGAACTGAATCATTGTTGCAAAAAGATCTACCAGAATTTGTTGAAAACATCGTCGATAACGTAGGTTGGGATGGTGTTATATATACCCATGAAGCTGTAGTGAATGGTGGTTGAGGAGTATTGTAAACCGTTGTACTTTTCACTGGCAGTGGAGTTCTGTATGCTGTTGCAGTGGTTGGTGGTTGAGGAGTATTGTAAACCGTTGTACTTTTCACTGGCAGTGGAGTTCTGTATGCTGTTGTAGTGGTTGGTGGTTGAGGAGTATTGTAAACCGTTGTACTTCTCACTGGCAGTGGAGTTCTGTACGCTGTTGTAGTGGTTGGTGGTTGAGGAGTATTGTAAACCGTTGTACTTCTCACTGGCAGTGAAGTTCTGTACGCTGTTGTAATGGTTGGTGGTTCAGGTGTATTGTAAACCGTTGTACTTCTCACTGGCAGTGAAGTTCTGTATGCTGTTGTAATGGTTGGTGGTTGAGGTGTATTGTAAACCGTTGTACTTTTCACTTGCAGCAGAGTTCCGTACGCTGTTGTAATGGTTGGTGGTTGAGGTGTATTGTAAACCGTTGTACTTTTCACTGGCAGTGGAGTTCCGTACGCTGTTGTAGTGGTTGGTGGTTGAGGAGTATTGTAAATCGTTGTACTTTTTACTGGTAGCGGAGTTCTGTATGCTGTTGTAATGGTTGGTGGTTGAGGTGTATTGTAAACCGTTGTACTTTTCACTGGCAGTGGAGTTCCGTACGCTGTTGTA
Protein-coding sequences here:
- the LOC128546084 gene encoding uncharacterized protein LOC128546084 produces the protein MCNVDCNGTSSSHTSSLVPGSSMQPSATRDPVPYSTTVSVYKTTPTTKMSSVALSTTTTAYRTPLPVKSTTVYNTPQPPTITTAYRTSLPVRSTTVYNTPQPPTITTAYRTPLPVKSTTVYNTPQPPTITTAYGTPLPVKSTTVYNTPQPPTITTAYRTPLPVKSTTVYNTPQPPTTTTAYGTPLPVKSTTVYNTPQPPTITTAYRTPLPVKSTTIYNTPQPPTTTTAYGTPLPVKSTTVYNTPQPPTITTAYRTPLPVKSTTIYNTPQPPTTTTAYGTPLPVKSTTVYNTPQPPTITTAYGTLLQVKSTTVYNTPQPPTITTAYRTSLPVRSTTVYNTPEPPTITTAYRTSLPVRSTTVYNTPQPPTTTTAYRTPLPVRSTTVYNTPQPPTTTTAYRTPLPVKSTTVYNTPQPPTTATAYRTPLPVKSTTVYNTPQPPFTTASWVYITPSQPTLSTMFSTNSASFCLYKSKLYQQDDVWQDGCGMNCTCVDAGTASYKCQELCPTYTNLPIGCTLQKIPGECCSVPTCGTQGSAKHFILGNSNRLAQ